The Brooklawnia cerclae nucleotide sequence TCTCGGTGTCGAATCCCGCGATGGGGGAGTCGCGCCAGCCTGTCCAGGTCATCGGGACTCCTGCGGGAACATCGCTCCGCCGCTCGGTTCGACAACTTCGGCGTCGACGGGTTTTGAGGTGAAGACCTCTCCGGTGACCTCGTCGACGTACTCGCCTTCGGCTGTCTCGTGCGGCGCCGCCTGCTGCTCCAGCCGCGTCGGCGCTGTCCGGCCAGCGTTCTCAGCGATGACATCCTGGGCGGCGCGGAGCTGCTCGCGGCGATACTCGGCTGAGGTGGGGACCCACTTTGCGAGCTGCCGGACCGCCGACTTGAGCCACATCGCGGCAGGGGTTGGT carries:
- a CDS encoding recombinase RecT, which codes for PTPAAMWLKSAVRQLAKWVPTSAEYRREQLRAAQDVIAENAGRTAPTRLEQQAAPHETAEGEYVDEVTGEVFTSKPVDAEVVEPSGGAMFPQESR